The following is a genomic window from Merismopedia glauca CCAP 1448/3.
AGTGCGATCGCCGATCTCCGTAGTGCGATCGCAGATGACATCAAGTTTCTAGAAATGGCGATCGCTAAAAAGACTGCTCCAAATTACCCAGGAACATCTGTTATTCTGGCAATTACAGCATTTAATCGATTGAAGTGACTGGGATTGAGCGTCAAAAGTCGATCTGCTGATATTTTGAGAGCAGCTTGGGCTATTAAGGCATCAAAGATTCCACCACCAGGAAGATTGAGGGCTGTCATTTGGGCGATCGCAGCTTGATAATCTACCCGTTCTAGTGGAACTGCTTCTAAATACTCTAAGCATCTCTCAAGGAGAATTTGGGCTTCCTGGGGAGCCATTCGGGGTTGGCTGGGCATTCGAGTCATTACAGAGTAGACTTCTGCTAAGCTATGGGTAGAAAGATAGCCTTGAATTTGACGTGACTGTGCTGCTTGTAGTTGAATAAAGCAGGGCACATGACTGGGATGCCTTGGAAGCAAAGCAGCGATAATAACGGACGTGTCAAACAAAACTTTCACAGTCCCATTTGCTCTAGATCCCGTTCTTGACGGCTTTGAGCGATAAGTTCGTTGAAGTCAATGCCATTGAGGGATTCTGTCTCGAAAACAAGAATGCCATCCCGTTCTTTTAGTCCAGTTTGAGAGACTGAGGTTTGGTTGGACTGTTTAAGTTTGCCGATCTTCTCAGTCAATGTTTGAACGATAAATTGCTCTGGTGAGAT
Proteins encoded in this region:
- a CDS encoding type II toxin-antitoxin system VapC family toxin, which codes for MKVLFDTSVIIAALLPRHPSHVPCFIQLQAAQSRQIQGYLSTHSLAEVYSVMTRMPSQPRMAPQEAQILLERCLEYLEAVPLERVDYQAAIAQMTALNLPGGGIFDALIAQAALKISADRLLTLNPSHFNRLNAVIARITDVPG